A region of the Nocardia asteroides genome:
CGCGCGGGCGATGCTGATGCGCTGCTTCTGGCCACCGGAGAAGTCGGCGGGGTAGCGGTCGGCGTGTTCCGGGCGCAGCCCGACCTGCTCGAGCAATTCCGGTACCCGGCGAGCGATTTCGGCCCGTGACCGCCCGTCGATGCGCAACGGCTCGGCGAGCGCGTCGAAAACCGGCAGGCGCGGGTCCAGCGAGGCGGTGGGATCCTGGAAGACGATCTGCATCTTCCGGCGGATCTCCCGCCTGCGCGCCTTGCTGAGCGAAGCGACGTCGCTGCCCATGATCTCGATGGTGCCCGCCTGTGGGGAAACCAGGTCGAGGATCTGCGTGAGCGTGGTGGATTTACCGGAGCCGGACTCGCCGACCAGCGCCAACGTGCGCCCGGCACGCACCTCGAAGCTGATGCCGTCGACCGCCCTGACCTCGCCCTTGCGACGGCGCAGCAGCACACCCGAGGTGATCGGGAAGACCTTCACCAGGTCCGAGACCCGCAGCACCACCTCCGAATCCACCTCTGCTTCGGCCTCCGGCTCGGCGATCTCGCGGCGATAGGCCTCGAACAGCGCATCCGTGCCCACCTCGGCAGTGCGTATGCAGGCCGCGCCGTGCCCGGGATCGATCGGCTCCAACGGCGGTTCCGCGGCCCCGCACTCTTCGATCGAGATCGGGCAGCGCGGTGCGAACGAGCATCCTGGCGGCAGGGCGTGCATGGCGGGCGGCGCACCGACGATCGGGATCAGCGGACGCCGCGGCGGGCCGTCCATACGCGGGATCGAGCCGAGCAGTCCGACGGTGTAAGGCATCCGCGGCGCGTTGAACAACGCCGTGGTGGTAGCGGTTTCGACGATCTTGCCTGCGTACATGACCGCGACGCGGTCGGCCAGCGTCGCGGCGATGCCCATGTCGTGGGTGATCATGATGACACCCGCTCCGGTGATGTCGCGCGCCTTGCGCAGCAGGTTCAGGATCTGCTTCTGCACGGTCACGTCGAGCGCGGTGGTCGGCTCGTCGCAGATGATCAGCCCCGGATCGTTCGCGATCGCCATCGCGATGACCACGCGCTGGCGCTGGCCACCGGAGAACTCGTGCGGAAACGCCTTGGCCCGCACCTCCGGATCCGGGATGCCGACCAGGTCGAGCAGCTCCACCGCCCGCTTCGCGGCTTCGCTCCTGCCCATCTTCCCGTGCGCGAGCAGGGCTTCCGCGATCTGCTCGCCCACCCGGTAGACCGGTGTGAGCGCGGAGAGCGGGTCCTGGAACACCATGCTGATGGAACTGCCGCGCAGCTTGGACAATTCGCGATCGCCGAGACCGAGCAGCTCCCGGCCGCGGAACCGGATCGACCCGGTGATCCGCGCCTGCTCCGGCAGCAACCCCATCACCGCCAGCGAGGACACCGACTTGCCCGAACCGGACTCACCGACGATGGCGAGCACCTCGCCGTCGGACACCGTGTAGGTGACTCCGCGGACCGCGTCGATCCGGCCCTCCTCGCTGGGGAAGGACACCCGCAGATCGGTGATCTCCAGCAGTGGTGCGGCCGCGGTCGTCTCGGCCTTCTTCTCGGTGGCGCCCGCGCCTGTCATGCTCGATCCTTCTTCTTCTTCGACCGTGCCCCCTTGGCGCCGGGATCGAACGCGTCGCGCAGTCCGTCGCCGACCAGGTTCGCGCAGAGCACCGTGAGGATCAGCAGACCGCCGGCGAACAGGAACAACCAGGGATAGGTCAGCGCCGATTTGGTGCCCGCCGCGATCAGCGAACCCAGCGACACGTCCGGCGGCTGCACACCGAAACCGAGGAAGCTCAACCCGGTCTCGGCCATGATCGCCGAGCCGACGGTGAGGGTGGTGTCGATGATCAGGATCGAGGCGATGTTCGGGATGACGTGGCTGAGGATCACCGTGCGGGTGGGCGCACCCATGTACCGTGCGGCCCGGACGAATTCGCGATCACGCAGACTCAGGGTCAGGCCGCGCACGATCCGCGCCGAGATCATCCAGCCGAAGCAGGACAGCAGGACGATCAGCAGCAGGATGGAACCGCTGCCCTTGGTGCGCGGCGCGAACAGCGCGATGATGATGAAGCTCGGCACCACCAGCAGCAGATCGACCAGCCACATGATCGCGCGGTCGGTCCAGCCGCCGAGCAATCCGGCCAGCGAACCGGCGGTGGCCGCGATCGTGGTGGACAACAGCGCGACGCACAGGCCGATCACCAGGGATTTCTGCAATCCGCGCAGGGTTTGCGCGAGCACGTCCTGACCGATCTGGGTGGTGCCGAACGGATGATCCAGGCTCGGCGGTTGCAGCAGGGCCGTGTAGTCCAGTTGCTGGTAGTCGTAGGGCAGCAAGGGCGGCAGCGCGAAGCTCGCGACGAACAGCGCGATCAGGACCAGGCCGCCCGCGACGGCGGGCTTGTTGCGCAGGAACCGCCGCAGGACCAGCTTGCGCCGTCCGGTCGCGGTGACCTCCGGAGCGCCCTGGACGATGATTTCGGCTTCGGTCATGCTGCCCCTCCTACGGGCCGGTCGCTCATCCCACACGCACCCTGGGGTCGAGGAACGCGTACACGATGTCCGACAGCAGACCCGACACCAGCACGACCAGTCCGGCGAACGCGGTGACCGTCACCACCACGTAGAGGTCCTGGGCGTTGATCGAGTCGACCAGCCATTCACCGACGCCGTGCCAGCCGAAGATCTTCTCGGTGAACGTCGCTCCGGTGATCAGGCCGCCGAGGCTGTAGGCGAACAGCGTGGCCATCGGGATCAGCGCCGTGCGCAGGCCGTGCTTGTACAGCGCCTTGCTGCGAGTGAGGCCTTTCGCGCGGGCGGTGCGAATGAAATCGCTCTGCAACACATCCAGCATGGCATTGCGCTGGTACCGGCTGTAACCGGCCATGGCGCCGAGAGCCAGCGCGGTGGTGGGCAGGATCAGATGCTGGACGCGGTCGAGCAACTGCGGCCAGAACCCGTCGATCCTGCTCGCCGACGTCTCGCCGGTATAGAGGAAGATCTGCGATCCGGTGAGCGAATTGATCTCCAGCGCACCATATTTCAGCAGCGTCGCGAGCAGGAACACCGGCGTGCTCAAAACGAGCAGCGACACCACCGTCGTGAAGTAGTCGCTGAATTTGTATTGCCGGATCGCGCCCGCCGCGCCGATCAGAACGCCGAGCACCGTGCCGACCAGTGAGCCGACGATCAGCAACCGCAGGCTCACCGCCACCCGCCGTGGCAGCTCCTCGCTCACCGGCTGACCGGCGAGCGTGGTGCCGAAGTCGCCGTGCGGGATCCCTTTGATCCAGGTGAGGTAGCGCTCCGGAATCGGGTCGTCGAGATGCAACTCTTCGGCCTTGGCGTCGATCACTGCCTGTGGCGGGCGCGGATTGCGTTGTTCGAGACTGTCCAGCGGCCGGAACGTCAGAGACGCCAGACTGAACGTCAGGAACGAAGCCAGCAGCAACAGCACGACATAGTTGAGCGCGCGTCGTAGCAGGAAGCCGGTCATCAGTCCTCTGGTCTTTCGGCTGGACGTGCCAGCGTCGGTATTAGTCCCCGATCATAAGGACGTGCTTGCGGGCGCGCGTGCCACATGACATCCGGGCATGTCCGAGTATCGTCCGGCCACGGGGGCCGGGCACGGGCCCGGAGTCGTCCGGCAGGATGGAATGGGTGACGCCCCCGCACCTGCCCAAGCCGAAGATGGTCGCCACCGATGTGGACGGCACGCTCATCGATCACGACGAGCGGGTGACCGCGCGGACCAAGGCGGCGGTAGGCGCCCTGATCGCCGACGGTGTGCCGTTCGTGCTGGCCACCGGGCGGCCGCCGCGCTGGATCGATCCGGTGGTGCAGGGCCTGGGCTACGCGCCGCTGTGCGTGTGCGGCAACGGCGCGGTGATCTACGACAGCGCCACCGACCGGGTGCTGGCCAGCATGACGTTGGACGTGCCGACGCTCGCCTGGCTCGCCGACCTCGCCGAGCGGGCGTTGCCGGGCTGCGGTCTCGCGGCCGAACGCGTTGGTGAGAGCGCGCACGACGCGGTGACGCCGCAATTCGTCAGCTCGCCCCAATACGAGCACGCCTGGCTGAATCCCGACGACACCTCGGTCGCCCGCGAGGAGGTCATCGACGCGCCCGCCATCAAGATGCTGATCCGACTACCGGGCGCGCGCAGCTCGGACATGCGCTCGGTGCTCGCGCCGCTGATCGGCGAGCGAGCCGACATCACCTACTCGACCGAGCACGGGCTCATCGAACTGTCCGCGCCCGGCATCACCAAAGCCGCCGGTCTGACCGTGGTCGCCCAGCGGCTCGGCGTGGACGCGGCCACCATCGTCGCGTTCGGCGACATGCCCAACGACGTCCCCATGCTCACCATGGCGGGCCACGGCGTCGCCATGCGCAACGCCCACCCCGAAGCCCTGGCGGCCGCCGACGAGATCGCCGAATCGAACTCCGACGACGGCGTCGCGCGCGTCCTCGAACGCTGGTGGGTATGAGTTGTGTTCGATTCGCCGCGCTTTCGCGCTGCCTGTCCGCGGCCCTGACGCGGAACGCGTTCGAAACGACTCGGAGCCCGGCGTATAGCCGAGCTCCGAACCGTGTGTCATCTGCGAAGTTGTTCTGGTTCAACCCTCGGGTGAGGGTGAAGCGGCTGGGGCCACCGCGGCCGGGTCGGTGACTGCGGGTGCCGAGCCGTGAGGGGTGTGAACGGCAGCCGGGTCTTGTGTGTTCGCGGGCGCCGGACCGATCGGGGTGGGACTTCCCGCCGGCGCGGGTGGCCGGGGGAGCGGGGTACGCGCCTCTGGAACCTGGTTGACAGCTGGTGCGGGGGCACTACCGGGAATAGAGACCGACGGGGCCGAGGCATCGCCCGGAACTGGGGTGCCGCCCGGAGCGGGCGCATTGCCCGAAGCCGGGGCACTGCCGGGAGCCGGGGCACTGCCGGGAGCTGGGGCACTGCCGGGAGCTGGGGTGCTGCCAGGGACCGGGCCGCTCCCGGGAACTGGGGTGCTGCCGGGAGCGGGGGTGCTGCCAGGGGCCGGGGCACCGTCCAGAACCGGCGCGCTCAGGTGAGCCGGTTCGCGGTCAGGAGCGGGGGCGCTCACCTGAGCCGGGGCGCTGCCCGGAAGCGGGGCGCTCACCTGAGCCCCGACCGGTTCGCGGCCCATCTGTTCCTGGTAGGTGTCGTTGTAGGTCTTCCACACTGTGGTGACGATGCCGGTGAGCTGGTTGAGGATCAGGGAGCCGCGCTCGAAGTCCGCGCGCAGGCCGTCCGGGACCGGGTAGGCGTTGCGCAGCGGTAGCCCGAGGACGCCCGTTTCGGCGCCGAGTTGCAGGAAGCGGTCCAGGATCGTGCCGAGAACCTCGACGACCCGACCGTCCGCCGCGGTGTAGACGTATCCGTTGGAGAACTTCGCGTACTGCCGGCCCTGTGCGGTGGGCAGCACGTCGGACCGGGCGGTGCCGAGTGGTCCGTTCGGTCCGCCGGAGTGCGACCAGTGCCTGGCGATGATGTTGTCGTGCACCATGTTCAGCAGCTTCGTGGTCAGCGCCGCGAGATCCGCCACGTCGGATTCATCGATCGCGGGAAGTTGGCTGTTGTGTCCGCCCGAGGCGCCCGGAGTGCCTGCGGCGATGTCGCGGATCCGATCCATCAGCGCGTACGCGGCGTCGCCGGGGCAGGTGGTGTTGCCGACGTCGCGGTGTGCGAAGACGATCGGCAACCGCACCGCCTCGCCCCGGGCATACGGAGTGAACGAGGTGCCCTCCGAGTACATCGTGGTGGAGCCTTTGGGGTCCAGACCGGCGACCTTGGTGCGCCAGCCCACGAAAGCCCCGATCGCCTCGATCGCCGCGTCCGTCGGTTGTTCGGACTCGTAGTTGCCCATCAGCGCGACGCCCGAGGTGTTCTCGTTGAAGCCGCCCGCGTGTGCACCCTGCACGGGCCGGTCGAGGCCGCCGGAGCGTCCTTCGAAGACCTGACCGTACTTGTCGACCAGCGCGTTGTACCCGATGTCGCACCAGCCCAACGTCTTCGCGTGATAGGTGTAGATCGCGCGGACGATCCCCGCCGACTCGGACTTGCTGTAGTCGTTGCGGCCCGCGGTGTGGTGCACCGTGACGCCGCCGAGGTTGTCGTCATAGGTCGGCTGGTCACAGCGGATGGACTCGTCGGCGCCCCACTGGGCGCGGGTGATGACGCTCGGCCCGCCTGGCAACGGCGCGGCGACATCGTGCAGCGAACCGTCGACGGCGCCGCGGCCCGGATCGATGAGCACGGCGGTCAGGTCTGCGACCTGCTGGGCCGGATCGTCCGGCCGCGGGACGGGTTGTCCGGCCGGAGTGTCCGGCTGGGCCGGATCGTCTGCGATCGGGCCAGGCTGCGCCACCGGCCGGATCGTCGGAGCCGCTGATTGCTCGCGGGTGACCAGCACCTGTACGGCGTTCGTGTTGCCGACGTAGATCGGTTCGGTCCCGTCGGTCGCGCCCGGGCCGGAACGGTCGGTGCGATGGGTGTCGACCGGTTCGGTCTCGTACCACGGCCCCCACGTGCCGTCGGGCTGCCGAGCGCGGATCGTGGCCTTGGTGTCCGCCAGCTTTTCGGCGGTGAGCGCGACCATGCTGAACGGCGTGTCGCTGGAGAGTTCTTTGACCTGGGCCCCCACCTGACTCATCAATTCGGGGGTCACAGCCCCAGGAGACAGCGCGGGAGTGTCGGGCGTGGTTCCGGGCTGGAGCCGGCCGGGATCCGCGATGAATCGGACACTACCTGTGGTGGGTTGGGAAATTGTCTGAGCAGGAGAATTCGAGTTTTCGGCCCGCTGGCTCGAAGCGATCTCCGGGACGGAGGTTTGGTCGGAATTCGAGCTGGGTAGTCGTATTCGCTCGGATAGCCGTCCATCCGGTGGTAGCGGTGGTCGGTCCGGCATCGCGATGGACTCCGGAGTCGGCAGCATGCGCAGGTCGGAAAGGCGCAGCTCAGGCAGGGCCAGCCCGGTGAGTTCGCGCAGCGGTAAGACGATATCGGGAGCCTGCGTGAGCGCTACCTCGGCCAGTTCGGCCGATACGGCGGCCAGTTCGCTGTTGGTGGCGGTGCGGTAGTCGGTGGAATCGCTGGGCGCGAGCGTGGCGAGCGGGGCCGCGACCGCGAGGGTGGTGACCACCGGGAGTACGTAGGGACGTTTCGGTTTGCGGTACCGCACGAGCGTCTCCAATCAGGTCGAACCAGTGATCATGAGTGATTCCGGGGTTACTTCCTGATGTATCAATGGTCACAATAGCCACAATTGTCACATTGCTAAACCTCTTGTTGAGGATTATGTGATTGCCTGAATGTAGCTCGTTGATTGCGCGTGGTCGGAGAACGTGTCCGAAAGGTTACGGATCAACCCCGTCCTGGAATGTCCTGGCAAGTGAACGAATGCATCGTAGAGCGAGCGTGCAGGGGACAAGAGTGCTGGTAATAAGGAGTTTCTTCGAACGTCGATCCCGGATGCGGAGTCGGCGAACCATCCGCCGCGCAGCGCTGAACTCCATGTTGCTCAGCGGCATCGGGCTTATCGCTGGCACAGTGCTGTCCAGCTGGCCGGAAGGGGCTCCCTACCGACCTTTGGTCGGGCCGGGGCACGGGCGCGGCATGAGTCAGGTCGGTGCGTTCGAGAGCGCGCGGCAGGGCTGGGGAGCCGAACGCATCCTCGCGCGCTACTACCCCGGTGCGGCGCTCGCCACCGTCGCGCCCGCAGCCGTCCGGGTGCGGCTCATGGCGCAGGACGACTCGTCCCTGGACGCCTTCGCCGCCGCCGGTGCGCGGGTGGCGGGCCGAGAAGTCACACCCGGCCAGGCCGCGCACCTGACGCCTCTGCCGGGCGGTGGCGCGAATGTGGTCGTCACGCACGGCTGCGACGGCGAGGTGCTGTGGCAGGCAGCGACCGACGACCCCTGGATTCACCCGATCGATCCCAGCCCGAATCGCCCTGCGGCGGAACATCTCACGCTGTGTGGTGGTTCGGCGTATCGCGGTGCGCTCGGCGTCGCCCTCGAGGACGGCGCGGCCCGCACGGTCAACCAGGTGGACGTCGAGGACTATCTGCTCGGTGTGGTCCCGGCCGAGGTGCAGGCCAACTGGGCGGACAAAGGCGCGGCCGAGGCGCTGCGCGCCCAGGCGATCGCGGCGCGTTCGTATGCCCTTGCCGAACAACGTTATCCGTACGCGCGGACCTGCGACACAACTGCCTGCCAGCGGTATCCGGGTACCGCGAAGGAGGATTCGCGAACGTCGGCAGCGGTCGCGGCCACGGCAGGCGCCGTATTGCTGCGCGAAGGCCGGATCCTGCGGGCGGAGTACTCCGCCGCGCCGGACGGTGCGGAACCCGCCGGCATCGACACTCTCGACGTCGGCCCCGCGCCCGGTGAGCCGGTGACCACCGCCCCCACCGAGGATCCGCGCGAGCAGGCGTCGGTTACCGAGTCGGCGATCGACGCCGAATACCGCCGCATCGGCGGCGCGAGCAGCGGAATCGGTGCGCCGCTCGGTCCCGAGATGATCCTGCCGCAACGGGCGGGCACCTACCGGCACTACACCAACGGCGTCATCGTGGTGACGCCCGCGCTGGGCGCGCAGGTCGTCGACTACTCGCGGATGTTGCAAGTGGTGCCGGAAGCACCAGGAGCACAGGGGATCCCGCCCAGTCACGCACCTGCTGCGGGTGACTCGCCTCGACTTGGCGGTGCGGTGGGACTTGGTGGTGCGGCGGGATTTGGTGGTGCGGCCCAGCCTGGTGGGGCGACGCAGCCCGGTAGTGCGGCCCAGCCTGGTGGGGCGACGCAGCCCGGTAGTGCGGCCCAGCCTGGTGGTGCGGCCCAGCCTGGTGGTGTGGCGCAACCCGGTGGTGTGGCGCAACCCGGTGGTGTGACGCAACCCGGTGGTGTGACGCAACCCGGTGGTGTGACGCAGCCTGGTGGTGCGGCCCAGCCCGGAGGGGCGGCCCAGCCCGGAGGGGTGACTCACCCCGGCGACGCGGCCCAGCCCCGGAGGGCGACTCAACCGACGGTGTCGCCGCACTAGGCGGTACAACGACGTCCGCTGGGCGTCCGCCAATGCCGGGGCGGTGCCCGGTGATGGCAGCGGCCGTAAGCGGGCATGGCCTCTGGCAGGCCGATGATCCGCCAACCGAGGTTCCAGCCGATCTGATGTCTAGGGCACGGATTCTTTTGATGCGGCTAGTGGTGGCGCGGAACTCACATAGCGGACTTTCGGCAGCCGCGTCCACGTTCGCGCTGCGCTGGCGGTCGAGAAATCGCGGCGAATCAGGGGTTGACCTTGACGTAACGTCAACTTGCATGCTCGTTATACCGACGAGAGCAAGGAGGGAGGACAGGTCATGGTCACCGGGGAATGGTCCATTCAGGATCTGGCGAAGGCGGCCGGTACCACCAGTCGCACGCTGCGTCACTACGGGCAGCTCGGGCTGTTGCCGCCCAGCCGGATCGGCGCCAACGGGTACCGCTACTACGACCAGGGCTCCCTCGTGCGGTTACAACGCATCCTGCTGCTGCGCGAACTCGGCCTCGGCCTTCCGGTCATCGCCGAAGTCCTCGCCGGAGAGCAGGACACCGCCGCCGCGCTGCGCACGCACCTGCAACTGCTTCGGCAGGAACAGGATCGGATCCGGCGGCAGATCGAGTCGGTGCAAACCACGCTGCACAAGACGGAAAGAGGTGAACAACTCGTGGCAGCAGAAGTTTTCGACGGCTTCGACCACACGAAGTACAAGGACGAGGTGATCGAACGCTGGGGCAAGGAGGCCTACGAGAGCGGCGACCGCTGGTGGCGCTCGATGTCCGACGCGGACCGGAAGGCCTTCCAGCAGACCCATCTCGACATCGCCGCCGACTACGGCCGGGCGCACGCCGACGGGCTCGCGCTCGACAGCGACGAGGTGCAGGCCATCGTCCAGCGCCACTACGACTGGATCGGCGTCGGCTGGCAGGGGCGGCCGGTGGTGAAGGAAGCCTTCATCAACCTGGGCGAGATGTACGTCGCCGACCCGCGCTTCGCGGTCAACTACGACGTGCACGGCGCGGGCACCGCCGAGTACGTGCGGGACGCGATGAAGATCTACGCCGAGCAGCGGCTGTAGATCCCGCCTTACCGACGGCCGGTACGCGCACCCGCGTACCGGCCGTCATTCATTCCGGGGTCGAAGTGCGGTCGCCCCGTCCGAGCGCGTGCATCAGTTGGTCTTCGGTGATCGGGGGGACCGGGAGTGGATGGGCGGCCTCCGCGCGTAGGCCGTCGAGTACCAAGCCGAGGTGGCGCCGCCAGGCTTCGGGGGCGATGTGACCGGTCGCCTCGACGATTCTGGTGTGTGACCAGGTGATGAAGGCGATGTCCTCGAGTACCCAGTCGGCGCGCAGGACGCCGGCTTCCTGGGCGCGGGCGATGATCCGGCGCATCAGGCCGTGGCCGTATTCCTGTGCCCGAGCGATGGCGCGGCTGGGGGCGGTGCGAACCGCCAGTTCGCTGAGTAGCCGGTCGGCGGCTTGCAAAGCGCAGACCCGCTCCACCAAGTAGACGAACGACTCCCAGGGATCGTCGATGGCCAGCGCGTCCTCGGCGATGCGGCTGCCCGCTTCGATCCGGTCCTCGACCGCGGCCGCGATGAGGTCGTCGCGGGTGGGGAAGCGGTTGTACAGGGTGCCGATGGCGACTCCCGCGCGCGCGGCGATCTCCTTCAGCGGTGCGTCGAGACCGCGTTCGGTGAAGACCGCGCGGGCGGCGGTCACGAGCGCGTCCCGATTGCGCTGGGCGTCGCTGCGTAACGGCTTGTCCACGGCCCGATCCTACAAATCCGGGTCACTCCATATGTTGAGCATAGGTTCAAGTTGCGTTAGCCTCGGGCGTGAACTTGAACCATAGCTCAACTTAAGCGGGAGTGAAAATGGCCGAGACGATCGCGATCTTCGGGTACGGCCCCGGGCTCGGTGTCGGCACGGGACGGCGATTCGGACGCGAGGGATTCCGGGTGGCGGTCATCGGGCGTGACCCCGAGAAGGCGCGGCGGCACGCCGAGGAGCTGCCGGCCGAAGGGGTCGAAGCCGCCGCCTTCCCCGCGGACGTCACCGACGCCGCGCAGGTCACCGGGGTGATCGAGAACATCGAGGCGACCTTCGGGCCGATCGACGTGGCGATGCACGGCGCGGCGGGCAACATGAGCGACCGGCTGCCATCGACGCTGGAGGTGGACGTCCCCTCCCTCGCGGTGCCGATGGCGCTGAAGCTGCACTCACCGATCCTGGTGACAAGGGCCCTCGCGCCGGGAATGGTGGAGCGCGGCGACGGCGCGCTGCTGTTCACCTCGGGCTCGTCGGAGCATTTCCCGGCGCCCTATCTGGCCAATTTCGGCATCGCCCTGGCGGCGCAACGCGGTTACCTGCGCCAGCTGGAGATCGAACTGCGCGGCACCGGCGTCTACGTCGGATTGCTGAACATCGGCGCGCTGATCGAAGGCAGCAAGGCCGCGCAGATCGTCGACGAACATCCCGAACTGATTCCCGAGGGTCTCGAGCTCGTACGGATCAGC
Encoded here:
- a CDS encoding ABC transporter ATP-binding protein is translated as MTGAGATEKKAETTAAAPLLEITDLRVSFPSEEGRIDAVRGVTYTVSDGEVLAIVGESGSGKSVSSLAVMGLLPEQARITGSIRFRGRELLGLGDRELSKLRGSSISMVFQDPLSALTPVYRVGEQIAEALLAHGKMGRSEAAKRAVELLDLVGIPDPEVRAKAFPHEFSGGQRQRVVIAMAIANDPGLIICDEPTTALDVTVQKQILNLLRKARDITGAGVIMITHDMGIAATLADRVAVMYAGKIVETATTTALFNAPRMPYTVGLLGSIPRMDGPPRRPLIPIVGAPPAMHALPPGCSFAPRCPISIEECGAAEPPLEPIDPGHGAACIRTAEVGTDALFEAYRREIAEPEAEAEVDSEVVLRVSDLVKVFPITSGVLLRRRKGEVRAVDGISFEVRAGRTLALVGESGSGKSTTLTQILDLVSPQAGTIEIMGSDVASLSKARRREIRRKMQIVFQDPTASLDPRLPVFDALAEPLRIDGRSRAEIARRVPELLEQVGLRPEHADRYPADFSGGQKQRISIARALALDPELLVLDEPVSSLDVSIQAGVLNLLRDLQTERGLSYLFVSHDLSVVRNLAHDIAVMYRGKIVEYGSAEQIFAAPTHEYTRALIDAVPVPAVSR
- a CDS encoding ABC transporter permease — protein: MTEAEIIVQGAPEVTATGRRKLVLRRFLRNKPAVAGGLVLIALFVASFALPPLLPYDYQQLDYTALLQPPSLDHPFGTTQIGQDVLAQTLRGLQKSLVIGLCVALLSTTIAATAGSLAGLLGGWTDRAIMWLVDLLLVVPSFIIIALFAPRTKGSGSILLLIVLLSCFGWMISARIVRGLTLSLRDREFVRAARYMGAPTRTVILSHVIPNIASILIIDTTLTVGSAIMAETGLSFLGFGVQPPDVSLGSLIAAGTKSALTYPWLFLFAGGLLILTVLCANLVGDGLRDAFDPGAKGARSKKKKDRA
- a CDS encoding ABC transporter permease; translation: MTGFLLRRALNYVVLLLLASFLTFSLASLTFRPLDSLEQRNPRPPQAVIDAKAEELHLDDPIPERYLTWIKGIPHGDFGTTLAGQPVSEELPRRVAVSLRLLIVGSLVGTVLGVLIGAAGAIRQYKFSDYFTTVVSLLVLSTPVFLLATLLKYGALEINSLTGSQIFLYTGETSASRIDGFWPQLLDRVQHLILPTTALALGAMAGYSRYQRNAMLDVLQSDFIRTARAKGLTRSKALYKHGLRTALIPMATLFAYSLGGLITGATFTEKIFGWHGVGEWLVDSINAQDLYVVVTVTAFAGLVVLVSGLLSDIVYAFLDPRVRVG
- a CDS encoding HAD family hydrolase — encoded protein: MEWVTPPHLPKPKMVATDVDGTLIDHDERVTARTKAAVGALIADGVPFVLATGRPPRWIDPVVQGLGYAPLCVCGNGAVIYDSATDRVLASMTLDVPTLAWLADLAERALPGCGLAAERVGESAHDAVTPQFVSSPQYEHAWLNPDDTSVAREEVIDAPAIKMLIRLPGARSSDMRSVLAPLIGERADITYSTEHGLIELSAPGITKAAGLTVVAQRLGVDAATIVAFGDMPNDVPMLTMAGHGVAMRNAHPEALAAADEIAESNSDDGVARVLERWWV
- a CDS encoding N-acetylmuramoyl-L-alanine amidase → MRYRKPKRPYVLPVVTTLAVAAPLATLAPSDSTDYRTATNSELAAVSAELAEVALTQAPDIVLPLRELTGLALPELRLSDLRMLPTPESIAMPDRPPLPPDGRLSERIRLPSSNSDQTSVPEIASSQRAENSNSPAQTISQPTTGSVRFIADPGRLQPGTTPDTPALSPGAVTPELMSQVGAQVKELSSDTPFSMVALTAEKLADTKATIRARQPDGTWGPWYETEPVDTHRTDRSGPGATDGTEPIYVGNTNAVQVLVTREQSAAPTIRPVAQPGPIADDPAQPDTPAGQPVPRPDDPAQQVADLTAVLIDPGRGAVDGSLHDVAAPLPGGPSVITRAQWGADESIRCDQPTYDDNLGGVTVHHTAGRNDYSKSESAGIVRAIYTYHAKTLGWCDIGYNALVDKYGQVFEGRSGGLDRPVQGAHAGGFNENTSGVALMGNYESEQPTDAAIEAIGAFVGWRTKVAGLDPKGSTTMYSEGTSFTPYARGEAVRLPIVFAHRDVGNTTCPGDAAYALMDRIRDIAAGTPGASGGHNSQLPAIDESDVADLAALTTKLLNMVHDNIIARHWSHSGGPNGPLGTARSDVLPTAQGRQYAKFSNGYVYTAADGRVVEVLGTILDRFLQLGAETGVLGLPLRNAYPVPDGLRADFERGSLILNQLTGIVTTVWKTYNDTYQEQMGREPVGAQVSAPLPGSAPAQVSAPAPDREPAHLSAPVLDGAPAPGSTPAPGSTPVPGSGPVPGSTPAPGSAPAPGSAPAPGSAPASGNAPAPGGTPVPGDASAPSVSIPGSAPAPAVNQVPEARTPLPRPPAPAGSPTPIGPAPANTQDPAAVHTPHGSAPAVTDPAAVAPAASPSPEG
- a CDS encoding SpoIID/LytB domain-containing protein, producing MLLSGIGLIAGTVLSSWPEGAPYRPLVGPGHGRGMSQVGAFESARQGWGAERILARYYPGAALATVAPAAVRVRLMAQDDSSLDAFAAAGARVAGREVTPGQAAHLTPLPGGGANVVVTHGCDGEVLWQAATDDPWIHPIDPSPNRPAAEHLTLCGGSAYRGALGVALEDGAARTVNQVDVEDYLLGVVPAEVQANWADKGAAEALRAQAIAARSYALAEQRYPYARTCDTTACQRYPGTAKEDSRTSAAVAATAGAVLLREGRILRAEYSAAPDGAEPAGIDTLDVGPAPGEPVTTAPTEDPREQASVTESAIDAEYRRIGGASSGIGAPLGPEMILPQRAGTYRHYTNGVIVVTPALGAQVVDYSRMLQVVPEAPGAQGIPPSHAPAAGDSPRLGGAVGLGGAAGFGGAAQPGGATQPGSAAQPGGATQPGSAAQPGGAAQPGGVAQPGGVAQPGGVTQPGGVTQPGGVTQPGGAAQPGGAAQPGGVTHPGDAAQPRRATQPTVSPH
- a CDS encoding MerR family transcriptional regulator translates to MVTGEWSIQDLAKAAGTTSRTLRHYGQLGLLPPSRIGANGYRYYDQGSLVRLQRILLLRELGLGLPVIAEVLAGEQDTAAALRTHLQLLRQEQDRIRRQIESVQTTLHKTERGEQLVAAEVFDGFDHTKYKDEVIERWGKEAYESGDRWWRSMSDADRKAFQQTHLDIAADYGRAHADGLALDSDEVQAIVQRHYDWIGVGWQGRPVVKEAFINLGEMYVADPRFAVNYDVHGAGTAEYVRDAMKIYAEQRL
- a CDS encoding TetR/AcrR family transcriptional regulator encodes the protein MDKPLRSDAQRNRDALVTAARAVFTERGLDAPLKEIAARAGVAIGTLYNRFPTRDDLIAAAVEDRIEAGSRIAEDALAIDDPWESFVYLVERVCALQAADRLLSELAVRTAPSRAIARAQEYGHGLMRRIIARAQEAGVLRADWVLEDIAFITWSHTRIVEATGHIAPEAWRRHLGLVLDGLRAEAAHPLPVPPITEDQLMHALGRGDRTSTPE
- a CDS encoding SDR family oxidoreductase, whose protein sequence is MAETIAIFGYGPGLGVGTGRRFGREGFRVAVIGRDPEKARRHAEELPAEGVEAAAFPADVTDAAQVTGVIENIEATFGPIDVAMHGAAGNMSDRLPSTLEVDVPSLAVPMALKLHSPILVTRALAPGMVERGDGALLFTSGSSEHFPAPYLANFGIALAAQRGYLRQLEIELRGTGVYVGLLNIGALIEGSKAAQIVDEHPELIPEGLELVRISADELGDHYWRLYTERDEVELDVGFPA